In Comamonas koreensis, the genomic stretch CAGGGCCGCACCTTTGTGGCGCTCAACACCCATGGCGCGCCCACGGCAGCCTTTGTGCACAACCCCAACTGGCAGTTCCCCGAGGCCGGTTGCGAATCGGCGATCCTGGCCGCAGTCGGCCAAGAGGGTGTGGGCATGTTCGATGCCGAGCACATTGCCACCCAGGCGCTGGGCGACAGCATCTACACCAACCCACTGATCCTGGGTTACGCCTGGCAAAAGGGCCGGGTGCCGCTGTCCCATGCGGCACTGATGCGGGCGATGGAACTGAACGGTGTGCAGGTGGACAACAACAAGGCCGCGTTTGAGTGGGGCCGCCAATGCGCCGCCAACCTGACCCAGGTGCAGGCCATGTTTGCCGCCCAGCAGGTCATCCAGCTGGTGAAAAAGCCCTCCTTGCAAGAGCTGGTGGCCAAGCGCGTGGCCTTCCTCACCGACTACCAGGACAGCGCCTACGCGGCCGACTACCAGGCCTTTGTGAACCAGGTGCATGCGGCCGAGGCGACATTGGGCAGCAGCACGCGCCTGTCGCAGGCGGTGGCGCGCTATCTGTTCAAACTGATGGCCTACAAGGACGAGTACGAGGTGGCGCGTCTGCACACCACGGCTGAGTTCAGCGAGAAGATTGCCAGCATGTTCGAGGGTGATTACAAGATCGTGCACCACCTGGCGCCGCCCACCACGGCCAAGCGCAACGACAAGGGCGAGCTGGTCAAGAAGGCCTATGGCGGCTGGATGCGCAAGGCTTTTGGCGTGCTGGCAGGGCTCAAGGGCCTGCGCGGTGGCGCACTCGACATCTTTGGCCGCACCGAAGAGCGCCGCACCGAGCGCGCGCTGATCCAGGAGTACCGTGCCTGCATCGAGGAGCTGCTGCAGGGACTGAGCGCCGAGCGCCTGGCGCTGGCCGTCGAGATCGCCAGCATTCCTGAAGACATCCGTGGTTATGGCCATGTCAAGGAACGCCACCTGGCTGCGGCCCGTGCCAAATGGCAGCAGCTGATGGCGCGCTGGCGTGCCCCAGCGGATGCTGGCAATGCGCCGGTGGCCGCCAAGCCAGAACCGGCTCGGGTGTAAAGCTATTGGCCATCAGCCTCTGCATGCCATGCCGACCAAGCCGCCAGGACTCCGTGCCTGGCGGCTTTTTTGTCAGCCTGCCGGGATGGGTAGCGTGACAAATTTGTCATATCGGGCGGAGCTCCCACAGGGTGGGCCAGGCATTTGGGCGCTTAAATACCATCGGATCTGCTGTGTTAACCATAGTGACTTCTACCAATGCGCTGGCATGAAAGCTGCTTAATTCCATGAAAACAACCGGAAAAACCAGAGGCATCCAAGGTATTGCCTGGGTGTTCGCAGAGGGGCACGCATACAATGCTTCTCTTTGGGCCTTGGTTTTGGTCATCCAGGCAAGGCCTGCATCCACGTTGGGAGCTTCATTTGTTTATCTCTTCTGCTTTTGCCCAGACCGCACCGGCTGCTGCTGCCTCCGGCGGCATGACCTCCACCCTCACCAGCATGCTGCCTTTGGTGCTGATGTTTGTGGTGCTGTATTTCCTGATGATCCGTCCTCAGATGAAGCGCCAAAAGGAAGCCCGTGCGATGATCGACGCGCTGGTCAAGGGCGACGAAGTGGCGACCAACGGTGGCCTGGTGGGCCGCGTGGTGGGCCTGGACGAACAGTTCCTGCAAGTAGAGTTGGCCCAGGGCGTCGTCGTGCAACTGCAGCGTGGTGCTGTGGTGCAGGTGCTGCCCAAGGGTACGCTGAAGTAATCCACTGTTGAAACAGCAATTGGCGCAGCATGGCTGCGCCTTCTATTTTGCGTAAGGTAAGAGCGCGATCATGAACCGTTATCCGGTCTGGAAGTACGCGATCATTGTGATCGCGCTTCTGGTAGGGGTTGTTTACACCCTGCCCAACTTTTTTGGTGAGGCGCCTGCTGTCCAGGTCGCCTCGGTCAAGGCGACTGTCACGGTCGATTCTGCATTGCAGCAGCGCGTGGAGACGGCGCTGGCCGATGCCGACGTCAAGCCGCTGAGCATCGCGCTGGAAAACGGCTCGATCCGCGCCCGCTTCGACAAGGAAGACGAGCAGCTCAAGGCCAAGGGCGTGCTCGAGCGCGTGCTGATCCCCGACACCAGCGACCCCTCCTATGTGGTGGCGCTGAATCTGATCTCCCGCTCGCCCGCCTGGCTCACCGCCTTGCATGCCAAGCCCATGTACCTGGGTCTGGACTTGCGCGGTGGTGTGCACTTCACCTTGCAGGTGGACATGCAGGCGGCGCTGACCAAGCGCACCGAAGCGCTGACCAGCGATGTGCGTCTGGCGCTGCGCGACAAGAAGATTCGCCACGGCGGTGTGAACCGCGAAGGCCAGTCGCTCGAAGTGCGCCTGCAAGACGAGGCCACCGCCACGACGGTGCGCAACCTGATTGTGGACACCATGCCCGACCTGCAGGCCAACGTGGTCAGCACGGGCGGCGCCTATGTGGTGCGCGCCAACATCAAGCCTGAATCGCTGCGCAGCGTGCAAGAGCAAGCGCTCAAGCAGAACATCACGACCTTGCACAACCGGATCAATGAGCTGGGCGTGGCCGAGCCGGTGATCCAGCAGCAAGGCTCCGACCGCATCGTCGTGCAGTTGCCTGGTGTGCAGGATCCCGCACAGGCCAAGGACATCCTGGGCCGTACTGCGACCCTGGAAGTGCGCATGGTCGACGACAGCTCGGACGCACGCGCTGCCGAAATGGGCACCGGCCCCGTGCCTTTTGGCTCTGAAAAGTACAGCGACCCGCATGGCCAGTCGATTGTCGTGAAAAAGCAGGTCATCCTGACCGGCGAGAACCTGAACGACGCCCAGCCCGGCTTTGACAGCCAGACCCATGAAGCGACCGTGAACCTGACGCTGGACGGCAAGGGCGCGAACATCTTCAAGGACGTCACGCGCGAGAACATTGGCAAGCGCATGGCCATCTTGCTGTTTGAAAAGGGCAAGGGCCAAGTGGTGACTGCCCCTGTGATCCGCTCCGAAATCGGTGGCGGCCGCGTGCAGATCTCGGGCAGCATGAGCACCAAGGAAGCCAGCGATACCTCGCTGCTGCTGCGCGCCGGCTCGCTGGCCGCGCCGATGGAAATCATCGAGGAATACACGATCGGCCCCAGCATGGGCAAAGAGAACGTGGAAGCCGGTATCAAGAGCATTGTGGGCGGCTTCATCGCGATCGCCGTTTTCATGTGCATCTACTACATGATCTTTGGCGTGGTCTCGACCATTGCGCTGGGCGTGAACGTCTTGCTGCTGCTGGCCATCCTGTCGATGCTGCAGGCCACCCTGACCCTGCCGGGCATTGCCGCCATGGCGCTGGCCATTGGTGTGGCCATTGATTCGAACGTGCTGATCAACGAGCGGGTGCGCGAGGAATTGCGCGCCGGAGCGTCGCCGCAGGCGGCGATCCATGCCGGTTATGAACATGCCTGGCACACCATCTTGGACTCCAACGTCACCACCTTGATCGTGGGCCTGGCGCTGCTGGCCTTTGGCTCGGGCCCGGTGCGCGGTTTTGCCGTGGTGCACTGCATCGGCATTCTGACCAGCATGTTCTCGGCCGTGTTCTTCTCGCGTGGCCTGGTCAACCTCTGGTATGGCCGCCGCAAGAAACTCAAGAGCGTGTCGATCGGTCAGGTCTGGAAGCCCGAGGGCGAAGACCACCGCTCCGTGGCATCTGCTAAACGTTAAGGAGGAAGACCATGGAATTCTTCCGTATCAAAAAAGACATCCCTTTCATGAAATACGCGTTGGTGCTCAACGCGATTTCGGTGATCACCTTTGTGCTGGCGGTGTTCTTCCTGACCACCCGTGGCCTGCACCTGTCGGTGGAGTTCACCGGCGGTACTGTCATGCAGGTGGCCTACGAGCAGCCTGCCGACGTGGGCAAGATCCGCGAACAGGTCGCCTCGCTCGGCTACCAGGATATCCTGGTGCAGAACGTGGGCAGCGCCGACCGCGTGATGATCCGCCTGCCGATCGAGAAAGGCGTGACCACCGCCCAGCAAGGCGAGAAGGTCATGGGCGCGCTCAAGGCCGCAGACCCAGGGGTGACCTTGCTGCGCAGCGAGTTCGTCGGCCCCTCGGTCGGTGAGGAGCTGGTGCACGGCGGCCTGATGGCGCTGGGCGCCGTGGTGCTGGGTATCGTGATCTACCTGGCGATGCGCTTTGAGTGGAAGTTCGGTGTGGCCGCAGCCATCGCCAACTTGCATGACGTGGTGATCATCCTGGGCTTTTTCGCTTTCTTCCAGTGGGAGTTCTCACTGGCCGTGCTCGCCGGTGTGCTGGCGGTGCTGGGCTACTCGGTCAATGAGTCGGTGGTGATCTTTGACCGGATCCGCGAGGCATTCCGCAAGTTCCGCAAGCTCAGCACGCCCGAAGTGATCGACCACGCCATCACCTCGACGATGAGCCGGACCATCATCACCCACGCTTCCACCGAAGCGATGGTGCTGTCGATGTTTCTTTTTGGCGGTGCCAGCTTGCATTACTTTGCGTTGGCGCTGACCATTGGTATTCTTTTTGGTATCTACTCGTCGGTGTTCGTTGCTGCGGCCATCGCCATGTGGCTGGGCGTCAAGCGCGAAGACCTGGTCAAGGTCAGCCAAAAGGACCTGGACCCGAACGACCCCAATGCCGGGGCTACGGTATAAAGCAGACCGATAAGGGATGGGATTTCTGTGGCTGTTGCACCCTCGCACCATCGCACCTGGCAAAAAAAGCTCGCCCGTGAAGCGCGGCTGAGATTTGTCGGGGGCTTGTGCGCGGGTCTGCCCGGGGTGGCAGCGCGCCTGCGCGCCGAGCTGCTCCAGATCATGGCGCGGCCCAGTACCGATCCCGCCCGCTCGCATGTCGCGCTGTCGGCCGCCATTGCCGAGTTTGACAGCCGCCAGCAAGCCTGGCTGGACAGCGCCAACAAGCTGCTGCGCCAAAGCCTGCTGGCGGGCGAGCCGGCCCCCGAGCCGGTGGCAGCGCCTCCCACCATCACCAGCTTCGAGCTGGTCAGCAACGAGGCCATCGAAGGCCGCATCATCGCATCGCGCCTGGCAGCCCAGCTGCTGGAGCTGGTCGCAATGGAGCTGGACAGCGTGCGCCGCGTGACCCAGTTTCTGGAAGACCAGGAGCTGGGCCCGGCCGATGCGCTGCGCCCCGAGACCTGGTGCCTGCGGCTGATCGAAGCCTGGGAAGCGGCTGGCCTCAGCCGCAAGACGCTGGACCTGCTCTGGACGCCGATGCTCGAAGCGCTGGCGCCGCTGGGCATCAGCGGCTACACGGCCGTGCGGCGCTTTTTTGACGAGCAAGGCGCGGCCACCGAAGATGAACTGCGCAGCTACCGCATCAAACGCACTGAAAGCGAGCGCCATGCGCCGGCCGCCACCGCCTCTGCAGCAGCCGCTGCTGTGGCTGCTGCCACCCACCAGGCGGGCGGCATGGCCGCAGCGCAAGGGACCGCAGGCGCGGCCAGCATGCCTTCGGGCCTGATGCCTGCTGGCGGCGCCGCTGCCCCCGGATGGGTGGCGATGGGCGCAGCCCGCCAGAAGAGCCAGGGTGTGCTGGCGCAGCTGCGGGGCTTTTTGCACAACGTCGCCGGTGGCCGCTCCAATGGCGGGCCGACCTCGGTGCGCGCCTCGCTGGGAGACGCGGGCGGCTATGTGATCTCGCCGGCGCTGCAGCATGCGCTGGTCTCGCCGCCCACGGCGATCCAGTCGGCCTGGTTCCATACCGCGCCGGCTGATGACGATTTTGACCCCGGACAGGTGGTGGCGCCGGTGGCGCTGGCGGTGCGCCAGCAATCCTCGGCGCTCAAGAGCGTGGCCTCGTCCGACGAGGAAAAGGCGATCATCGAGATCATCGCCTTGATGTTCCAGAGCATCCTGAACGAAGACCGCATTCCGGCCGGTATCCGCATCTGGTTTGCGCGGCTGCAGGTGCCGGTGCTGCGCGTGGCGCTGGCCGAGCCGGCCTTCTTCAATGACACCGAGCACCCCGCGCGCCAGCTGATCGACCGCATGGGGGCCTGCGTGCTGGGCTTTGAGGCCGCTGCGCTCAATGGCACCAGCTTGGAAGCCGAGGTCAAGCGGGTGGTGCAGGTCATTGAGCAGTACCCCGACACCGGCAGCCGCGTGTTCCAGCTGGTGCTCAAGGAATTCCAGAAAT encodes the following:
- the yajC gene encoding preprotein translocase subunit YajC, whose protein sequence is MFISSAFAQTAPAAAASGGMTSTLTSMLPLVLMFVVLYFLMIRPQMKRQKEARAMIDALVKGDEVATNGGLVGRVVGLDEQFLQVELAQGVVVQLQRGAVVQVLPKGTLK
- the secD gene encoding protein translocase subunit SecD, with protein sequence MNRYPVWKYAIIVIALLVGVVYTLPNFFGEAPAVQVASVKATVTVDSALQQRVETALADADVKPLSIALENGSIRARFDKEDEQLKAKGVLERVLIPDTSDPSYVVALNLISRSPAWLTALHAKPMYLGLDLRGGVHFTLQVDMQAALTKRTEALTSDVRLALRDKKIRHGGVNREGQSLEVRLQDEATATTVRNLIVDTMPDLQANVVSTGGAYVVRANIKPESLRSVQEQALKQNITTLHNRINELGVAEPVIQQQGSDRIVVQLPGVQDPAQAKDILGRTATLEVRMVDDSSDARAAEMGTGPVPFGSEKYSDPHGQSIVVKKQVILTGENLNDAQPGFDSQTHEATVNLTLDGKGANIFKDVTRENIGKRMAILLFEKGKGQVVTAPVIRSEIGGGRVQISGSMSTKEASDTSLLLRAGSLAAPMEIIEEYTIGPSMGKENVEAGIKSIVGGFIAIAVFMCIYYMIFGVVSTIALGVNVLLLLAILSMLQATLTLPGIAAMALAIGVAIDSNVLINERVREELRAGASPQAAIHAGYEHAWHTILDSNVTTLIVGLALLAFGSGPVRGFAVVHCIGILTSMFSAVFFSRGLVNLWYGRRKKLKSVSIGQVWKPEGEDHRSVASAKR
- the secF gene encoding protein translocase subunit SecF, whose product is MEFFRIKKDIPFMKYALVLNAISVITFVLAVFFLTTRGLHLSVEFTGGTVMQVAYEQPADVGKIREQVASLGYQDILVQNVGSADRVMIRLPIEKGVTTAQQGEKVMGALKAADPGVTLLRSEFVGPSVGEELVHGGLMALGAVVLGIVIYLAMRFEWKFGVAAAIANLHDVVIILGFFAFFQWEFSLAVLAGVLAVLGYSVNESVVIFDRIREAFRKFRKLSTPEVIDHAITSTMSRTIITHASTEAMVLSMFLFGGASLHYFALALTIGILFGIYSSVFVAAAIAMWLGVKREDLVKVSQKDLDPNDPNAGATV
- a CDS encoding DUF1631 family protein; amino-acid sequence: MAVAPSHHRTWQKKLAREARLRFVGGLCAGLPGVAARLRAELLQIMARPSTDPARSHVALSAAIAEFDSRQQAWLDSANKLLRQSLLAGEPAPEPVAAPPTITSFELVSNEAIEGRIIASRLAAQLLELVAMELDSVRRVTQFLEDQELGPADALRPETWCLRLIEAWEAAGLSRKTLDLLWTPMLEALAPLGISGYTAVRRFFDEQGAATEDELRSYRIKRTESERHAPAATASAAAAAVAAATHQAGGMAAAQGTAGAASMPSGLMPAGGAAAPGWVAMGAARQKSQGVLAQLRGFLHNVAGGRSNGGPTSVRASLGDAGGYVISPALQHALVSPPTAIQSAWFHTAPADDDFDPGQVVAPVALAVRQQSSALKSVASSDEEKAIIEIIALMFQSILNEDRIPAGIRIWFARLQVPVLRVALAEPAFFNDTEHPARQLIDRMGACVLGFEAAALNGTSLEAEVKRVVQVIEQYPDTGSRVFQLVLKEFQKFLEKNLTGQTATARELVSLAQQIEQKETLAIQYTIQLRDMLLEMPVDSDVREFLFKQWSDVLAMSAIRFGAEHENTQKFKKAALDLVWSASAKPSKEERAKVIRQLPLLQTVLRQGLTLSNIVGERQDEMIKSLMDIVAEAFLAKTNEIPQERIIALAERLAHLEDALDEVVTEEYPLSAESIELMLGIDTSSIQVIADDGALVQPEVLEWAKNLSLGNWFLLDHNASPLQVQYVWHSQHKQLHLFAALSGSCFLFQMRRMGHYLQAGLLLPRDAEGITARAARDALAKIEANPERLLQ